DNA sequence from the uncultured Ilyobacter sp. genome:
TTAAAAAACTGGAAAAACAGAAAATTGAATTTTCTCCTGAGTACAAGTATGAATATGCCGCTGCTCCAGAGGATTTCTTTACTAAAAACAGGGATATCGGTGAAAACATGGTCACTTTATCTAGAGTCTCTAAAGAATTTCCAGATAAATTTCTCTATAAAGATGCAGATCTTGAGATATTAAAAGACAGTAAAATCTGCATTGTGGGAGAGAACGGTTCTGGAAAATCCACTCTCCTTAGAATACTCGCAGGGAAAGAAACACCTACAAGCGGTATGGTAGAGATAAACGAGAAGGCTAAAATATCTTTTATAGAGCAGGAAACTGTTTTAGAAAATGAGCAGCTCTTTATAAAAGATTATCTAAAGGACAAGACAGGTCTGTCAGATGACTTTATAGAGGCTGCTATAGACTCACTGTATAACCACGACCCTGAATTTAGAGACAAAAAATTGTACATGTTATCTGGTGGAGAGAAAAAGAGACTCGAGATCTTTGCTCACATCCTATCAGAAACAGACGTCTTAATAATCGATGAACCTTCAACATATATGGATGACTATTCTAGAAACACAATAGCAAACATGCTCTTAGAATATCCAGGAGCTGTCATAATGGTGACCCATGACAAAGCTCTGCTTAGAAAAATAGATTTCCAACTTTATGATATCCGTGACAACAGATTCAGAATAAAAGAACAAGGAAACAAAGCTGTATAAAACAGATTTTATCCAGTTGTTTCTTTATTGGTAAATGAGCCAATAATATTAAAAAATAATTTAAACTCTTCTGCCTACTAGATTAAATCTTTTAAGCAGGAGGGTTTTTTATATTATAATATCCGCCTCTGATTATTTACTTTTAAACAATAGGAGGGTATAATTTTTTTATTATGCAAATAATTAACTAAGGGGGTAGTCAGATGAAAATAAAGAGTGAATGCCGTCTAGACAGGGAAAAGGTAATGAGTATGTTGAGTAAAATTACACTTTTCGGAGGATTCCAGAGAAATAATCTTGAAGACCTTCTAGATAACCTAAGTGAAATTTCCATAGAAAAAGGTGAGATTATATTTAAGGAGGGAGATTCTCCTAGTGATATTTATATAGTTTTAGAGGGAAGGGCAGAGTTCTTTTTAAAGGGAGAAAAGTTTCTTGATATAGAAAAGGGATTTAGTATGGCAGAAACGGCAGTCGTAGGGATACAAAAACATGTCTTTACTGCTATAGCTGCTACTGACATGGAGCTTTTAGTTCTTTCAAAGAATAAACTTATGGAACTGTTTAATGAAAATAAAGATATTTTCAGTCTCCTTATTTTAAATATTGCAAGAGAACTGGCAAGAGGAGTGGCCCTTTTCGGGGACCAGAAACTCCTATATACTTCCATGAAAAGTAAAAGAAGCGAAGAAAAATAAGGGCTCAGTTGTTTTAGTTCATCAAA
Encoded proteins:
- a CDS encoding cyclic nucleotide-binding domain-containing protein, whose translation is MKIKSECRLDREKVMSMLSKITLFGGFQRNNLEDLLDNLSEISIEKGEIIFKEGDSPSDIYIVLEGRAEFFLKGEKFLDIEKGFSMAETAVVGIQKHVFTAIAATDMELLVLSKNKLMELFNENKDIFSLLILNIARELARGVALFGDQKLLYTSMKSKRSEEK